The Branchiostoma lanceolatum isolate klBraLanc5 chromosome 17, klBraLanc5.hap2, whole genome shotgun sequence genome contains the following window.
CAATTTGCCGAGTCGGGTGGAGAGCTGAGAGAAATGTCACACCGCGTGTTGTCAGCAAGTCCTGAGCATGTGGGTGTGTCTGGGTATGAGTCACCGACTAATTATCATAACAAAACCTGGGCTTAACTCTTGTTTCGACTGCATGTAGTTGACAGTGTttccacccccctccctctccaGTACTTGTATATGTAAAGGTCCACAATCAACGTACAATACTTTTATACGACAACAAAAGGCATTCTTTGGGACCATCGTGGTTGCTTTGTGACGTAATAAGTTAAGCTCATAAAAAAGTTGTCTTTTTTCCCATGTCGACGATTGGTTCTCGCTGAGACTTTAAAGGACTATGCCAAAATTGTGACCCCGACTTAAGTCGAGGGACGATTTAAATTAGACTCCTAAATCCTAGCTCCGGGCATTTACATCTACTTAACAGAAGGTTACCATAAATGATATGTTTAAAcagtatttctttttaaaacacCTATAATAGCACGGTCTTGTAGTGTGATCCGTAGCTGTGAAAGGTCACATTTTGTCGTATTTGATATTTTGGCCCTTTTTGCCTTTGTAATTTCAGCAAGTGATCTACGGCAATATTTATATAGGATATACTACCAATATTGcacgacatgtccacaactgttcCAGGACCTTTCGTGCGGCGAATGTGTCTGGAACTTCATTCAACTCGCGATCAACAAAGTGTTTTTGCCGGTTAGAACTCATGTTTGTTATGCAATTGTCAATGCAAATCAAGCAGAACGACAAGTATGTCGGGTAGGGAGGGGGTTGCTAGGATGACAGGCCGCAATTGCTTAAATAGCTGTAATCATTGGTTTAGTTACTAATAAGCTCATTTCAGACGTCACTTGTAAAACAAGCATGTTAATTCACAGGGTGTTTTTAATCTCTAAAGTAGAAATTATATCTAAGGACTGTTTTTAAAGTTGACACCATGAAATGCTTTGGGGTAACAATCCGAATTGCGATGTATGAAATTATCTACTTAATGACACAAATTCACACCTGAAATAGGGCTTAAGACAATTGCAATCCAGGGCAAGATGAGTGTTGAGTTGTAATTATTCGGAGTGTTTTGGCATGAATAGAGGATATCACATGTTGTGATTGTGTCTATGACTGGCTGCTCATGCAAGTAATTAATGCACCAGTACGCCCTGAATAGATGAGTCAGTACTACTTGTACACCCCCTGCGAGTGTATACCTAGGTTAGgctttgttacctccatgaaaaatgcaggaattgtctttctctctctctgtctttctctctctctctctgtctttctctctctctctctctctctctcactctctctctctctctctctctctctctctctctctctctgtgtgtgtgtgtgtgtttgtgtgtgtgtgtttgtgtgtgtgtttgtgtgtgtgtgttcagaacctctggatggattgcaatgatattttgtatgtcggCAGGTGTTGAGAAGACGAGAGTCAAGGTCAATTTcggcccctggtgtgtgaccttggtactgcagctgaatttccgttttcatatcttttgtcctggacgtgctgtggtcttgttacCTATAGCCAGTGTACACTTTGTTATCTTTAGCTAgctgatgaataaatatattAATGATAAGTATTATTAGAACTTTTCTCTCTGTGAACTAGATGATTTGATGTAACTTTTCATTTGATAGCGATCTGTTGCATTATTCTAGCATGAAATTACCGAAAAAAACTTATTAATTCATCACGTTTGTCTCAATCTTTCAGTTGTATACTGTTATTTAATGTTTAaatacattgaaaacaaaaacaacagcaataaaatccagacaatttttcttgttgttttaaGCGTGTCTTTATTCCAGCTTAATCCAAGCAATGTATCAAACTGTAGCCCCTTAGCATTTCGATCTGTCTGCCTGAAATTACAGTGAAATATCGAATGCAAACAGGTGGAAATAACACCGTTATTTTATCATGTTCCAATTTTTAGTCGGTTCAACTTAATTCTAGTGCTGTCTAGTTCTACAACAGTTACCTTTGCATTCTTGCTTATGCCACGTCATTATATTTATAATTAAAGCCAACTTTTTAAAGCATTGTAGGTTGAGTATGGAATGCTCGACTATTGAAAGATCACTTGTTGAAACATTGATCATAATTCATTTCAAATCGCCAATGCAAGCAAACCCGTAGCTTCACATTCTCACTTTTGCAAGATCATATTAACGAACTCGTTGTAGTCGAGTTTGCCGTCTTTGTTTTTGTCGGCGACGTTCAGTATCTTCTCGCAGGCATCGCCGGTCATGTTAATGCTGTGGACCTTCGTGAGAGCCGTCTGCATTTCCTCCTTAGTCAGGAACCCGTCAccgttctgaaaaaaaaaatcagatgttTATTGTGACATTTGCTCTGTAGttgtagtacaatgtagtagtagtagtagtagtagtactagtagtagtagtagtagtagtagtcgcAGTAGCAGCGGTCATCGTAGTCCTAGTAGTAggggtagtagtagtagtagtagcagttgTCGTCGTAGTCCTAGTAGTAggggtagtagtagtagaagtagtcgTCGTAGGAGTAGTAGGGGTTGTCGTCGTAGTAGTCatagcagcagtagtagtagtaatgatagcagttactgtagtagtacATTTATAGTAGTAGTTACTCTAGTAGTAGAAGTTACTCCGGTAGTTACTGTAGTGGTTACTGTAGTAGTGGCAGCAATTACTGTTGCAGTTGTTActgtagttgtagtagtagtagtagtagtaaaggTAGTATTAGTAGTAGTCTCTATCTTATTTAAAACAACTGCCTCGTGCCAATTTCCAAGCTACATAGAATGCACAAGCAAGAATCACAAAAATAATAGGCAAGAAATTAAAGTACACAAATATTCCTTTCATTTTAATTATGAATCTTAGaatagtcccttcagttaactgttACAAGAACTGATTTCTAAAGCAGCACTTTGAATATATGAGATACAAATCAAGGtcataatgcaaaacatcatCAACCATAACCCAGAACCGTACAAGTCAAGTTCAAATGCTAAAATTGTGTCATCTCCCTTTAAgaaaaaataccctgctactgaaacagcaaggaaacttgctgccctatgtgctactaggcactataagggtctgaatgaatgaacaaacaaataagctgATACCTTGTCGAACTCTTGGAACATCTGCTTCATCTCGGCCTCCATTGTTGCTGGGTCTGCCATGGCTGCCTTCACTTGCTGCAGCACCTGTATGACCACGTTGAACTCGCCCAGCTCCAGAGTTCCGTTGCCGTTCGTGTCACAGTCCTTGATGATTTGCTACCAGAAGATTGCcaaaaaacattgaaatcatAAATGAGACGATCGACACGACATGTTTACAGCAAAAGAACCACATAGACCTTGCTCTATTGCTAGCATGTACAGTTGAGTAGATAAAGATATTGGTGTGCATGTAAACATGAATACAGAGTTTATAATTGTGGCTAGAAAGATTAGTTCTGGTTTGCTTCCAACAAAATGATTTGTGGTAAAGAGCAAGGAGAAcggtttatttcaaattttcataatacGGGGTGCTTCAGTACATTCCCATCCAATTAATGGCtatttgcactcacgtgactatgacgtaagtattttccgccatgttggacgaCTAAAGCTGGAAGTGACTATGCAAATTGTGAATGCAATTACAGTCACGTATTTATGAGATAACACACTATACGCATGCGCACTTATAGGTCTGACTCTTACAGGTTTAACACACAACATGGCGGCCGTGACGTCATTTTCCTTATATAGAATTGACATTCTTACCTCAACAAGATGCTCACACGGAGGAAGGCCGAACTCCTTCACCACTGCCTTCAGCTCTGACgcagagatggtaccatctttattgacgtcatgtttgTCGAACATAGCCTtgatgtccgccattttgtttctatATGAAAACGCATAAATCTTTGATGAGTATCATTGTACTGTATGTACTAAATATAACCACAATCCACAATAAGCAATTAGTGATAGGAACACAGAGTGACAAACGTGAATGTTCATCGCTTTTTAAAATGTCATACTGTTTCCTTTCAGCGAAGAACAAAATTGTGTATGACGAGATGACTAGCAAAATGTTAATTTGTCGTTCAtctgttaacctttagcacactgaagtagccgtttgtcacccgattctctattggttacagagtaaggcagcaaggagaaggttaaaagtgAATGAAATTTTTACGCCTTGGTCCCAGACAACCACCGGTGACCTTTCTCAGACTATTGAAACTTAATACACTGGGAAAATCATTGAACCACAGACATAAAGACAGTGATTGCTTCTGCTACATTTTTTTCACTCTAATGCTCAATGCTTCGGGCCCCGTTTCACTAGAGGGCGATCgtgctgcgacctcgctgcgacctaaattggatttgtgtttgTCTAGACTTCATAATTgggatatcatacaaaatgtaaaagtatggctgaaaagacaacagagCACAGAAAGCTTAAAATCTATCAAATTAGTtcagcgctctgtcaaattctCGGTAACAGTGTGGTCGCAGTGAAGTAACCTATAGCGATGTCTTAAAACGGTGACACCTGAAAATCTTAAGTGACCTCCTGGGCTTCTGATGAATGACTTCACTAGACAGTCAGGTGTTTTTCGCGACACGTGCGTCTGTCtaatcaaatatgatataatcgTTTGTCTCTTCTCATGCATGTCTAGAAGGAGACGCCCCCTTATTATAGGTACTATGTGGCGTTCTCAAACACAAAGGAAACGCCCCCTAAATCTCCGGATTCTGCTTTATCATTTGTAATGCTTTCTAAATAGTACATGTTATGATTTCCATGTAAATGAATGTTCATATTAGGAATTCGAACTACTTTATATCAGCTTGATATGAAACGTACAGCCAGACAGGGTTAAAAAATGTGAACGTGATCTCGATTCAgattagctcactgaagagatattcttccactggttatgacagagaagacagactctatgtacagtatatacaggttcattgtaccggggaaattcccctaggtTTTTCCGAccagcacaatgaacattggaccacggcttaacgtcccctTCTTAGGACTGCGCCCCtctccggtagcgtgcatgtcgggtgagcgacacagccgggatcaaactcgcggcttctagttccagaggcaagatcgctaaccactggactacgcacgccaCAAAGTACACATGAAAAATACGTTTCACAAAGAGACACGGTAGGAATGAAAGTTGTCATGTCAACCAAGATACTTGGGGAATAGCAGGACAAAATTCTCTGTCAACGTCGGTTGATATTATTGCATAAGTCACATTAAGTGTgtgcaaaaatatatatatgttcataGACTCAATGGATAGGGAACACCATGTTGTTTACCGCATAAAACGTTAACCTTGAAGGCAGTTTCACAATTATCATGGTTGTCTTAAGTTTGTAGCACACAGAAACACACGCCGTACCATTTTTTGGTCTCAGGTTTCAACGAGGCTATGACAGAACCGACCTTCGGCAAGAATCTACGACAACATTTCCTGTCGCAAAACAACTGAACTTTAGAAGGATTTCCTAATTTTGCTGGCGTAAACCAATCGTTCAACTACATGTGACTGGACCCTAAATTAAGTCAATATAAACATTTTCTGCTAAATCTCATAGAATATTGTCTGGACGTGACAACTTAAGGTAGTCTCTAGatttatcatttcaaaacaagaCAGAATTTGTTTCACGGTAATAATAAGAAAAGGATCTAGCAAAATGCAATTGTCATAACGACAACGATAGAAGTAGCGAACTTACCTGGTTCGATAGTTATCGTGGGAATACAAAGGTGACAAAGTTGATGTGCCTCTTGGGACTGGACTTGTCTCGATGAAGGCTAGGAGTCAAGTAAGCTGTTAATTTGTCTTAGCTGCCACGTTGGCAAATGTTTTCTGGGTGTGGTGAACTTATTTGTAATCGGGTGGAACAAACCTTAAGAAAGGTGTTGAAGGTCACACGTGTGTCTAGTAAGGATAATTATGATTGAAAAGTAAAGGTCAGTAAATGCAGACTGTATGTGGCAGCAGACTTCATAGAATTTAAAGACAAATGAAaagacaagaatgaaattcaCATTTAAACTTAGCTACAGATGTGCTTAAGACATTTCAGTTTGTTACGTTTACCCAATCCTTCTAGATAGTGGAGTTACTTAAAGTAACAAAGATCTCGAACAATAACAAAAAGGAAAACCAGTCTGGTGGCTTTCTACAGACAGTGGCCATGTCAACCACCGTATGGTTGAGACCTGTCACAAATGCAGGGTTTGCTTAAGTCCAAAATAACCTTAGTTCAAGTAGTGGGGCTGCTATAACTACTGTCCTGTTTGAAATAGAACCTTGCGCACTAAAAATGCATTGTAAGCTTATTCATAAGGCCAtaaaatgaaggtcaaggtcattgAAAGCAATAGGTGTTTACACAAGGGAAATTGTAGCTAATGGGCGACTCCTACCATTTGACTTTCTAACTGCACAAATAAGTTACGGTTAGCCTTGTCCACCATTTCCCAGTGTTGGTCGTTGCTTGTGGTAAATGTTCTTGACTCTTTGATGTTTATGTTCCAAGCTAGGTAGACGTTATGAAAAGTATtgaaagtactagtatatacacaTGACTTGCGTGATTACAATATGTTAAAATGCTAACTTGACAATAGTTTAATGTAGATGACCTTTTAGAAAAACGAATCACACAGAAGGGGTTAATACGTCATTTATGAGCAATGTGACATTGATTAACAGCCACTAGTTTGACGTCCACAGAAAAATAGACACATAATGTTCTATACCATAATGATTAAAAATTTTCAAGTTTTAAATCTTTTAAAATTGGATGTCACTGTCGATATCTATCAAGAGAATTCTAGTTTTATCACAGAACAATACTGCCTATACTGATTCTGCCTTTACTCAGCTGACATCCGACCAAGATGGccgctgtgacgtcacaaacaaacacacaacagcTTTTTATACGTTGGTTCCTTACTCATGCATGTTTTCGTATATCTCTTCCCTACGCATACTCAATGAGACATCAGCTATTCTGCTATTCGCTTTCGTTGACCTCATCGTTGCTACGCAACCAGTGACCTTACGCGCATGACAGGACCTTGATGAACTCGTCATAGTTGACCCGACCGTCGCTGTCAAGGTCAGCAGCTTCGATCATGTTGTCGATGACTTTATCATCCATGTGGGTCCCCATGGCCGCCAGGCCGGCCTTTAACTCATCAGGCGTGATAAAACCGTCACCGTTCTGAAATAAGTGATCAATTGTTAAACATCAAATATTCTTGAAAAAATCAAAGCTATAAACGATAAAACTCCAAGTAAAGGTATCCAACGTCATACTCTATCATAAACGCAAATAATCATTTGTCCctgaggcttcgccaaaaacCAACAATCTTTCGTTGATAAGGTCTAACTATCTGTGATAGACTTATATCAATATTCTACATAAAGCAAAGGTAGTTGTTGTGTAGAAAGTTCATATGGTTTAGACACAAACATTTgattaaatttcaaaatcagattatcaaaataaaataattcATGTTGAGAAATATGCTCTTTTAGGTAGCTGTTATTTCGCACAACATGTTTTCGTCAACAGTTAGGTAAATTTAAGAAGAGCTACCTTGTCCATGCCTTTGAACATGTCACGCATCTTGGAGCCGAGTTGTCGCTTTGCCTGTTCCACCTGCGCCACCAGAGCCTGGAACTCCGTAAAGCTCAGGGCACCGCTCTTGTCTTTGTCGAATGCTTCCATCGTACACTagtcattcaaacaaacaatgcaactTCAAACCACGTCGTTATATTTGAAGAGGCAAAGAGATCAAGTCATTCGTCTAGATTCAGACTACAAAATGCTCATATGCTGCTTATTCCCAGGCAAAGATAACCCCTGATACTGATGCTTCGCGGAtccggtgtcaagccaaatttctgcccctACTAAACATTTGCTTCAACTGACTTCTTGTGGGTTTCCAATAAACCTGCTGAGGGAAAAGAAGTGTGTCACAATCTTGAGGCGTGGTAATGTCCAAGCAGAA
Protein-coding sequences here:
- the LOC136423529 gene encoding squidulin-like; this encodes MADIKAMFDKHDVNKDGTISASELKAVVKEFGLPPCEHLVEQIIKDCDTNGNGTLELGEFNVVIQVLQQVKAAMADPATMEAEMKQMFQEFDKNGDGFLTKEEMQTALTKVHSINMTGDACEKILNVADKNKDGKLDYNEFVNMILQK
- the LOC136423436 gene encoding calmodulin-4-like, yielding MSRQPISADDTFAVFKKFDKSKDNLINKKELKTALKELGLAPVSEKLLKCTMEAFDKDKSGALSFTEFQALVAQVEQAKRQLGSKMRDMFKGMDKNGDGFITPDELKAGLAAMGTHMDDKVIDNMIEAADLDSDGRVNYDEFIKVLSCA